In Chloroflexota bacterium, one genomic interval encodes:
- a CDS encoding creatininase family protein — MRFEDLNWMDVENYLKTDDRLMLILGACEEHGYLSLLTDIKIPLALATAASEQTKVPVAPPLNFGISPYFAKYPGTISLRTQTFLAVVEDIARWVHAQGFKKLLFVNGHGGNNPATALLAELVNDLPGLKVGWYSWWVAPSMTAVAESAGLVSNHAAWIEAFRFCRVADLPEGMKQPAEASRILNAAETRALYGDGVFGGPYSADDALMQRIFDAAVADIVEKLRFD, encoded by the coding sequence ATGCGCTTCGAAGACCTGAATTGGATGGACGTTGAGAATTATCTCAAGACCGACGACCGGCTGATGCTGATCCTCGGCGCGTGCGAGGAGCACGGCTACCTTAGCTTGCTCACCGACATCAAAATTCCGCTGGCGCTGGCGACGGCGGCCAGCGAGCAAACGAAAGTGCCGGTCGCCCCGCCGCTTAACTTTGGCATCTCGCCCTACTTCGCCAAATATCCGGGCACGATCAGCCTGCGCACTCAAACGTTCCTGGCTGTCGTCGAAGACATCGCGCGCTGGGTGCATGCCCAGGGCTTCAAGAAATTGTTGTTCGTCAACGGACACGGCGGCAACAACCCGGCCACGGCCCTGCTGGCCGAACTTGTCAACGACCTGCCCGGCCTCAAAGTGGGGTGGTATTCGTGGTGGGTTGCCCCGTCGATGACGGCGGTGGCCGAGAGCGCCGGGCTGGTAAGCAACCATGCCGCCTGGATCGAAGCCTTCCGCTTTTGCCGGGTGGCCGATCTGCCTGAAGGTATGAAGCAACCGGCTGAAGCCTCGCGCATCCTCAACGCCGCCGAGACTCGCGCCCTTTACGGCGACGGCGTGTTCGGCGGCCCTTACTCTGCCGACGATGCCCTGATGCAAAGAATCTTCGACGCCGCTGTGGCCGACATTGTGGAGAAGTTGCGGTTTGATTGA
- a CDS encoding SGNH/GDSL hydrolase family protein, translating to MNESEKRVRFLALGDSYTIGESAAPGERWPVQLAALLQTQGFNVGEPTIIATTGWTTDELSSGIDKANLQGTYELVSLLIGVNNQYRGRGLDEYREQFVALLQRAIAFAGGQPGHVLVLSIPDWGVTPFASGRDPVAIAAAINSFNAVNREEAERLGAHYVDVTPFSRTAAADPTLIAADGLHPSGKMYAEWARLALPAARKALANDE from the coding sequence ATGAACGAAAGTGAGAAGAGAGTGCGTTTTCTGGCGTTGGGCGATTCCTACACCATTGGCGAAAGTGCTGCGCCCGGCGAGCGTTGGCCGGTTCAACTCGCGGCCTTGTTGCAAACTCAGGGCTTCAATGTCGGCGAGCCAACTATTATTGCCACCACCGGCTGGACGACCGACGAACTCTCATCCGGCATTGACAAAGCCAACCTGCAAGGGACTTATGAACTGGTGTCACTGCTGATCGGCGTCAACAATCAATATCGTGGCCGGGGACTGGATGAATACCGCGAGCAATTCGTGGCCTTGCTTCAACGGGCCATCGCCTTTGCCGGTGGGCAACCGGGTCATGTCCTCGTCCTTTCGATTCCCGATTGGGGCGTGACCCCGTTTGCCTCTGGCCGCGACCCGGTTGCCATTGCCGCCGCCATCAACTCCTTCAACGCCGTCAACCGCGAAGAAGCAGAGCGGCTCGGCGCCCACTACGTTGACGTGACACCTTTTTCGCGCACCGCCGCCGCCGACCCAACCTTGATCGCCGCCGACGGCCTGCACCCCTCCGGCAAAATGTACGCTGAGTGGGCGCGGCTGGCGCTTCCGGCGGCGCGCAAAGCTCTTGCGAACGACGAATGA